In one Solanum dulcamara chromosome 1, daSolDulc1.2, whole genome shotgun sequence genomic region, the following are encoded:
- the LOC129882736 gene encoding uncharacterized protein LOC129882736 encodes MASRAILQRKRLLSDYLNVSARSIQNLQSWGTGQSAHYFDSRGFSSTMNCICQGSDKRKDHDGISPINDRFSGLGFFQPKCYNTTVFGYVNRRVDVVPSTGMRLWPYSVRCASTATAKKPNLESDDEEELIAKKKSEASPEECDQAVVGLSTAKAKAKAKRLQESQKVAKSVIQRVWAKLLGIGPALRAVASMSREDWAKKFAYWKHEFTSTLQHYWLGFKLLWADMRISSRLLIKLASGKSLSRRERQQLTRTTADMFRLVPFAVFIVVPFMEFLLPVFLKLFPNMLPSTFQDKMKEQEALKRRLIARIEYAKFLQDTLKEMAKEVQNSRSGELKKTAEDLDEFLSKVRRGAGVTNEEILGFAKLFNDELTLDNISRPRLVSMCKYMGISPYGTDAYLRFMLRKRLQRIKDDDKLIQAEGVESLSEAELREDCRERGMLGLLSVEEMRQQLRDWLDLSLNHSVPSSLLILSRSFTVSGRLKPEEVVGATLSSLPDEVVDTVGITSLPSEDSLSERRRKLEFLEMQEELIKEEEEKEEEEKSRRKESVCGREDVALKEMTIPTATEAQEQARARAIDIQEKLCKISRALAVLASASSVSQEREEFLRLVNKEIELYHSMVDEDGTVGEVDAIKAYRAAHDENDHAAEHDEVSSALIDKVDSMLQNLEKEIDDVDAKIGNHWRILDRDYDGKVTPEELAAAAMCLKDTLSKEGVQELISNLSKDTEGKIFVEDIVKLGSRIEDARSDE; translated from the exons ATGGCTTCTAGGGCGATTCTACAGAGGAAGAGGCTCCTTTCTGACTATTTGAATGTCTCTGCTCGGTCTATTCAAAATCTTCAGAGTTGGGGGACTGGGCAATCTGCTCATTATTTTGACTCCCGCGGTTTCAGCTCAACTATGAATTGTATTTGTCAAGGTTCGGATAAAAGAAAGGATCATGACGGAATTTCTCCAATAAATGATAGATTTTCGGGTTTAGGATTCTTCCAGCCAAAATGTTATAATACTACAGTATTTGGCTATGTAAATAGAAGAGTTGATGTTGTTCCTTCAACTGGCATGAGGTTGTGGCCATACTCTGTTCGTTGTGCTTCTACAGCAACAGCAAAAAAACCTAATTTGGAAAGTGATGATGAAGAAGAGTTGATTGCCAAAAAGAAAAGTGAAGCTTCTCCAGAGGAATGTGATCAAGCTGTTGTAGGATTAAGTACTGCAAAGGCCAAAGCAAAAGCGAAACGGCTGCAAGAATCTCAGAAGGTTGCTAAATCTGTTATACAGAGAGTATGGGCAAAACTTTTGGGGATTGGTCCCGCTTTGAGAGCGGTGGCCTCAATGAGTAG GGAAGATTGGGCCAAAAAATTTGCTTACTGGAAGCATGAGTTTACATCTACTCTGCAACATTACTGGCTAGGTTTTAAGCTCCTATGGGCTGACATGAGGATCAGTTCAAGACTGCTGATAAAGCTAGCTAGTGGAAAGAGTCTTTCTAGAAGAGAGAGGCAACAGCTGACACGGACTACAGCTGATATGTTCAGGCTTGTTCCATTTGCTGTTTTCATCGTTGTCCCATTCATGGAATTTTTACTGCCTGTGTTCTTGAAGCTGTTTCCAAACATGCTGCCATCTACTTTTCAAGACAAAATGAAAGAACAG GAAGCATTAAAGAGGAGGTTGATTGCGAGGATAGAATATGCAAAATTTCTTCAAGACACTCTCAAGGAGATGGCTAAAGAAGTCCAAAACTCTCGGAGTGGAGAATTAAAGAAAACAGCGGAAGATCTTGATGAGTTTCTGAGCAAG GTTAGAAGAGGTGCAGGAGTCACAAATGAGGAAATTTTAGGCTTTGCCAAGCTGTTCAATGATGAACTTACCCTTGATAATATAAGCAG GCCTCGATTAGTAAGTATGTGCAAGTATATGGGGATCAGTCCTTATGGAACAGATGCTTATTTGCGTTTTATGCTTCGGAAGAGATTGCAAAG AATTAAAGATGATGACAAATTGATTCAAGCTGAAGGTGTGGAGTCCCTTTCAGAGGCAGAACTTCGTGAAGATTGTAGAGAGCGAGGCATGCTTGGTTTACTTTCCGTGGAAGAGATGCGCCAACAG CTCCGAGATTGGTTGGATTTGTCACTTAATCATTCAGTGCCTTCTTCACTTCTGATCCTTTCCAG ATCTTTCACCGTTTCTGGAAGGTTGAAGCCAGAGGAAGTTGTTGGAGCTACACTGTCTTCGCTACCAGATGAGGTTGTGGACACTGTGGGCATCACTTCCCTGCCATCTGAAGATTCTCTATCGGAAAGGAGGaggaaattggaatttcttgAAATGCAAGAGGAGCTTATCAAG GAGGAGgaagagaaagaggaagaagagaaatcTAGAAGGAAAGAATCTGTTTGTGGTCGAGAGGATGTGGCATTGAAAGAGATGACTATTCCTACTGCTACAGAAGCACAAGAGCAAGCTCGAGCAAGAGCAATTGACATACAAGAGAAGCTATGTAAAATTAGCCGTGCCTTGGCTGTTCTAGCTTCTGCTTCT TCTGTTAGCCAAGAGCGTGAAGAGTTCCTGAGGCTTGTAAATAAGGAG ATTGAGCTTTACCATAGCATGGTAGATGAAGATGGTACAGTTGGTGAAGTGGATGCTATTAAGGCATATAGAGCTGCTCATGATGAGAATGATCATGCTGCTGAACATGATGAGGTTTCATCTGCACTCATAGATAAG GTTGATTCAATGCTTCAAAATCTTGAGAAGGAAATTGATGATGTTGATGCCAAAATTGGCAACCATTGGCGAATACTTGACAG GGATTATGATGGTAAAGTGACTCCTGAGGAGCTAGCAGCTGCAGCCATGTGCTTGAAGGATACTCTTAGCAAAGAAGGGGTTCAAGAGCTCATCAGCAACCTTTCCAAAGATACAG AGGGAAAGATTTTTGTTGAAGACATTGTTAAGCTAGGCAGCCGCATAGAAGACGCCAGGTCTGATGAATAG
- the LOC129882745 gene encoding UDP glycosyltransferase 9-like has protein sequence MEEKTIKSHVLVLPFPVQGHINPMIQFSKRLTSKGSVKVTLITTDSVTKSMPILESGSIKIHSIPHDDESPPQSYDLFLEWFHVLVSKNLTKIVEKLSDSEYPVKVLVFDSITTWAIDLAHELGLKGAAFFTQSCALSVIYYHMDPEKSKVCFDGSSFDVSLPSLPLLEKQDLPSFVCQSDLYPSLRKLVFSRNINFKKADWLLFNSFDVLEKEVIDWLRTQCRIKTIGPIIPSMYLDKPLNEDKEYGLSLFKPNIELCMKWLDSREIGSVVYVSFGSLASLGEQQMEELAAGLMMSNCYFLWVVRATEENKLTEEFMSKLKEKCLIVNWCPQLDVLAHQAVGCFITHCGWNSTLEALCLGVPMVAMPQWSDQPTNAKFISDVWQAGVRVKAGENGVVNRDEIASCIRVVMEEEKGLVLKENANKWKKLAKEAVDEGGSSDKNIEEFLKLLMH, from the exons atggaagaaaaaaccATCAAATCTCATGTTTTAGTTCTCCCATTTCCAGTACAAGGCCACATAAACCCAATGATTCAATTTTCCAAAAGATTAACATCAAAAGGATCAGTTAAAGTGACCTTAATCACTACAGACTCTGTTACCAAATCCATGCCAATATTAGAATCTGGTTCAATCAAGATTCACTCTATTCCACATGATGATGAATCTCCACCACAAAGTTATGATCTTTTTCTTGAATGGTTTCATGTTTTGGTATCAAAAAATTTGACAAAAATTGTTGAGAAATTATCTGATTCTGAGTATCCTGTGAAAGTTCTTGTTTTCGATTCGATTACAACTTGGGCAATTGATTTGGCACATGAATTAGGCCTAAAAGGGGCTGCTTTTTTTACACAATCTTGTGCTCTTAGTGTTATATATTATCATATGGATCCAGAAAAAAGTAAAGTTTGTTTTGATGGTAGCTCTTTTGATGTGTCTTTGCCTTCACTTCCATTGTTGGAAAAACAAgatttgccttcttttgtgtgtCAGAGTGATTTGTATCCATCTCTTAGGAAACTTGTCTTCAGCAGGAATATCAATTTCAAGAAAGCAGATTGGCTTTTGTTCAACTCATTTGATGTGTTGGAGAAGGAG GTGATCGACTGGCTAAGGACACAATGTCGAATCAAAACCATCGGACCAATTATTCCATCGATGTATCTTGACAAGCCACTAAACGAGGACAAAGAATATGGTTTGAGTCTCTTCAAGCCTAACATTGAATTATGTATGAAGTGGCTCGACTCCAGAGAAATTGGCTCTGTTGTTTATGTATCATTCGGAAGTTTAGCCAGTCTTGGCGAACAACAAATGGAGGAACTAGCTGCAGGATTGATGATGAGCAATTGTTACTTCTTATGGGTTGTTAGAGCTACTGAAGAGAACAAACTTACAGAGGAATTCATGTCCAAGTTGAAAGAGAAATGTTTAATTGTGAATTGGTGCCCTCAACTCGACGTGTTGGCTCATCAAGCAGTTGGATGTTTCATTACTCATTGTGGATGGAATTCGACGTTGGAGGCATTGTGTTTGGGAGTACCAATGGTTGCCATGCCCCAATGGTCAGATCAACCAACTAACGCGAAATTTATTAGTGATGTATGGCAAGCAGGAGTTCGCGTTAAGGCTGGAGAAAATGGTGTAGTTAATAGAGATGAAATCGCGAGTTGCATAAGGGTAGTTATGGAGGAAGAAAAAGGCTTAGTGCTAAAAGAGAATGCAAATAAATGGAAGAAGTTGGCTAAGGAAGCTGTAGATGAAGGAGGAAGTTCAGacaaaaatattgaagaatttCTCAAACTTTTAATGCACTAG